The segment AGCAACTTTCAGAAGTATTACAACAAAAAGAAGAGGAAAAAGTGGAAGTGGCAAAAGGTCCAGTGCAAATCGGCTATAAATGGAACGAGAAAAAATGGACACATCCAATTCCTCTAAAAGAGATTACAGAAGAGGGAGATTTAGTCGTTCAAGGTGCGATTTTCCGTATTGAACTAGATAAACGAGAACGTGGATCTTTATTAAAACTATATATTACCGATTATCAATCTTCTTTAATGTTGAAAAAATTCTTAACGAAAGAAGAAGAAAAACAAGTTGAACGTTTAGAAAAAGGAATGTGGATTCAAGCTTTTGGTCCTGTTCGTGCCGATCGCTTTGAAAACGATGATTTAACGATGCAATGGCGTAGTATTCGTGAAATTCCTCATACGGTACGCGAAGAAAAAGTAACCGAGCCTTATGAAAAACGGGTGGAATTACATGCTCACACTCATATGAGTATGCTAGATGGTGTCGCTAGTGTTAGTAAGATTATTTCTACAGCCGCTCGTTTTGGTCACGAAGCTGTTGCGATTACCGACCATGCAGTTGCTCAAGGATATCCAGAAGCTTATGCAGCAGGAAAAAAACACAATATTAAAGTATTGTATGGAACAGAGGCTTACATGGTAGAAGAAACTGTACCCATTGCTTATAATGAAGCTCCTGTGCCATTGCGAGAAGCAGAATATGTTGTTTTTGACGTGGAAACAACCAGCCTTTCTCCTGCTTATGGGAAGATTATCGAGCTTGCGGGTGTGAAAATGTATAAAGGAAATATTGTGGATCAATTTGATGAATTTATCGACCCAGGACATCCTTTATCAGAAACAACAACAGCGTTAACAGGAATTACAGACGCGATGGTAAAAGGCTCAAAATCAGAAAAAGAAGTGTTAGAAGCCTTCCATGAATTTTGTGGCGATTGTATTTTAGTAGCGCACAACGCAACCTTTGATATTAGCTATTTAAATAATGCTCGTCGTCGTTATGATTGGGAAGAAGTACAAAACCCCATCATTGATACGTTAGAACTTGCTCGTTTATTGCACCCAGAATATAAGCGTTTTAATTTAGGAACATTATGTAAGAAAAATGATATCTTATTAGAAAATGCTCACCGTGCGATTTACGATGCAGAAGCGACCGGACATTTAGCTTGGATTTATGTGCGTGAGTCAGAAGAAAAATTACAAATTACAAAACATGATGAATTTAATGCACATATTCCAAAAGAAAGTGGCCATGATAAACCTTTCCCAAATCATGTCACTTTATTGGTGCAAACCCAAGCAGGATTAAAAAATCTCTTCAAAATGATTTCTAAAGCACATGTGGATTATTTATTTGAAGACCAACCAAGAACTCCACGCAAAGTGATTGAAGAATTACGAGAAGGAATTTTAGTCGGAAGTAGTTGTGGCTCTGGAGAACTATTCAAATCTCTTTTGAAATATGGATATGAAAAAACAAAAGAGAAAGCGAAATTTTATGACTATATTGAAGTCATGCCTTTACTTGCCTATCGACCATTATTAGTTTCAGGGGAAGTAAATTCCATAGAAGAAATTCAAGATGTGGTCACAAAATTAGTACAAATGGGAGAGGAATTAGGCATTCCAGTGGTAGCTACTGGAGATGTTCATTATATTGAGCCTTATGAACAAATTTTCCGTAAAGTGATTGCTTCTAGTATTCGTGGAAAAGGCTTGCGTGAAGCTAAACAACAAGCAGAAGCAGAAGTATACTTTAGAACCACAGAAGAAATGCTAGAAGAATTTGCTTTTTTAGGCGAAGAAAAAGCACGAGAAATTGTAGTCAATAATACTCAAGCGATTGCCAAACGCTGTGATGAGATTGTTCCTGTGCGTGATAAATTATATACTCCATCCATGCCAGGAGCCGATGATGATATCCGTAAATTGAGTTATGATAAAGCACATGAAATTTATGGGGACCCATTACCTGAAATTGTAGAAGCCCGTTTGGAAAAAGAATTAAACAGTATTATTACGAACGGGTTCTCAGTAATTTATTTAATTGCGCAAAAATTAGTTCATAAGAGTTTACAAGATGGCTACTTAGTAGGTTCTAGGGGATCGGTAGGTTCCAGTTTTGTCGCAACGATGACAGGGATTACCGAAGTAAATCCACTTTGTCCGCACTATGTATGTCCAAAATGTAAACATAGTGAGTTTTATAATCATGGGGAATTTGGTTCGGGTTATGATATGCCAGACAAGGATTGTCCAGAGTGTGGAACATTGATGAAACATGACGGTCAAGATATTCCTTTTGAAACCTTCCTTGGATTTAATGGGGATAAAGTTCCAGATATTGACTTGAACTTTTCTGGAGAATATCAACCTCATGCCCATAACTATACAAAAGTACTTTTCGGGGAAGACCATGTATATCGTGCCGGAACCATTGGTGCGACCCAAGAAAAGACAGGAATTGCCAATGCAATTTCTTATTGTGAAGAACAAGAAATGCATGTGCCAAGAGCAGAAATTTTACGTTTAGCAGAAGGGGTTACTGGAGTGAAACGTACAAC is part of the Catellicoccus marimammalium M35/04/3 genome and harbors:
- a CDS encoding PolC-type DNA polymerase III, coding for MSNVDFYDLLLAQMKMKPKEEQPYPLSTGYLEPLQVSEKSSCWRFYLHCETLLSVMQYEDLYQRMCQSFPFVEKIELHIKPEKIEDIDAFLGQYWQKVGQELIQQSPMMRHYMQQVQAKTEGTHITLQFANAQAKNYLEEHYTHWLQEQFSRYGFPKLTFHFQLWTEDHTEEEYLATTQKIKAEEEQIRKQLSEVLQQKEEEKVEVAKGPVQIGYKWNEKKWTHPIPLKEITEEGDLVVQGAIFRIELDKRERGSLLKLYITDYQSSLMLKKFLTKEEEKQVERLEKGMWIQAFGPVRADRFENDDLTMQWRSIREIPHTVREEKVTEPYEKRVELHAHTHMSMLDGVASVSKIISTAARFGHEAVAITDHAVAQGYPEAYAAGKKHNIKVLYGTEAYMVEETVPIAYNEAPVPLREAEYVVFDVETTSLSPAYGKIIELAGVKMYKGNIVDQFDEFIDPGHPLSETTTALTGITDAMVKGSKSEKEVLEAFHEFCGDCILVAHNATFDISYLNNARRRYDWEEVQNPIIDTLELARLLHPEYKRFNLGTLCKKNDILLENAHRAIYDAEATGHLAWIYVRESEEKLQITKHDEFNAHIPKESGHDKPFPNHVTLLVQTQAGLKNLFKMISKAHVDYLFEDQPRTPRKVIEELREGILVGSSCGSGELFKSLLKYGYEKTKEKAKFYDYIEVMPLLAYRPLLVSGEVNSIEEIQDVVTKLVQMGEELGIPVVATGDVHYIEPYEQIFRKVIASSIRGKGLREAKQQAEAEVYFRTTEEMLEEFAFLGEEKAREIVVNNTQAIAKRCDEIVPVRDKLYTPSMPGADDDIRKLSYDKAHEIYGDPLPEIVEARLEKELNSIITNGFSVIYLIAQKLVHKSLQDGYLVGSRGSVGSSFVATMTGITEVNPLCPHYVCPKCKHSEFYNHGEFGSGYDMPDKDCPECGTLMKHDGQDIPFETFLGFNGDKVPDIDLNFSGEYQPHAHNYTKVLFGEDHVYRAGTIGATQEKTGIANAISYCEEQEMHVPRAEILRLAEGVTGVKRTTGQHPGGIIVIPENMDVYDFTPIQYPANDATAEWRTTHFDFHAIHDNVLKLDILGHDDPTMIRMLQDLSGINPMTIPSDDPAVLSLFSSTEALGVTPEQILSEIGTYGVPEFGTHFVRNMLKQTKPTTFAELLQISGLSHGTDVWNNNAESLIQSGTAVLSECIGCRDDIMVYLIHHGLEDGLSFKIMESVRKGKGITPEDQDKMREADVPEWYIDSCLKIKYMFPKAHAAAYVLMALRVAYFKVHFPILYYCAYFSIRAKRFDLELFLRDKSVVVEKIKEIRKKGPQEITAIEKELLPAMEIANEMLQRGYHFANVDLYRSEAQNFVIDGDTLICPFNVIPSLGDTVAEKIMSEREKSPFISKEDLMNRTGISKTVVEYMTQTHILDDLQDENQCSLFDF